TCGCCACCCGCCCATAATAAGGTAGAGCCCAATGTCCCTGATCAACGAATACCGCGCCACCGAAGAAGCCATCAAGGAACTTCAAGAGCGCCTGAAAAACCTCTCGCAAGACGACAAGCTGAAGAAAGAGCTGGAATTCGAAGGCAAACTGCGCACCCTGATGGGCGAATATCAGAAGTCCCTGCGCGACATCATTGCCCTGCTCGATCCGGATGCCAAATCCGCCAAGGCTCCGCGTGCCGCCAAAGCCACCGGCAGCAAGCGCGCGCGCAAGGTCAAGCAGTACAAGAACCCGAACACCGGTGAAGTGATCGAAACCAAGGGCGGCAACCACAAGACCCTGAAAGAGTGGAAAGCCAAATGGGGCGCTGCCACCGTTGAAGGCTGGGCCACCCTGCTGGGCTAAGCAATACCCCCAATAAAAATGCCGGCTTTATGCCGGCATTTTTATTTTCCGTGTTTATTGCCGCTGCGTTACAGGGCATAACGCTCGCGCACTCTTTGCACATACGCCTGCCAGCCCTGCAATACCGCCCGCTGCGCTTCGTCGGCCAACGCCCATTCCTGTTTCAGCGCCTCGTCGAAGCCCGCCAGGGTATTCGGCGCGCCATACTGCGCATCACTCAGGCGCAAGCGGCAGAAACTTTGCCAGCGCTCCATTTCCGCCGCCTGCAGCGACGCCGGGAAGTTGCGCGCGCGATAGCGGAACAGTAACTCCGGTAAACGCTCATCGGCAAATGCCCAGTCACCACGGGCCAATTGCTCGGCACTGGCCTGGCGCACCTGATCACAGATACGTCGATCGCGTGGTTCGAG
The window above is part of the Pseudomonas alcaligenes genome. Proteins encoded here:
- the mvaT gene encoding histone-like nucleoid-structuring protein MvaT — translated: MSLINEYRATEEAIKELQERLKNLSQDDKLKKELEFEGKLRTLMGEYQKSLRDIIALLDPDAKSAKAPRAAKATGSKRARKVKQYKNPNTGEVIETKGGNHKTLKEWKAKWGAATVEGWATLLG